From Bradysia coprophila strain Holo2 unplaced genomic scaffold, BU_Bcop_v1 contig_324, whole genome shotgun sequence, the proteins below share one genomic window:
- the LOC119079621 gene encoding gametocyte-specific factor 1-like isoform X1: protein MNKKPGYENTVVCPYNKCHVVLKSRFQIHLSKCAKQYPFLEVVTCPYDLMHKFRAEEITAHVENCPSYEHFISKKTAEEQQQELAQQQQLAHQQQLGPRITYYDKDCA from the exons ATGAACAAAAAGCCCGGCTACGAAAACACCGTCGTGTGTCCCTATAATAAGTGTCACGTTGTACTGAAGAGTCGCTTCCAAATTCATCTTTCGAAATGTGCCAAACAGTATCCATTTTTGG AAGTAGTGACATGCCCATACGACTTAATGCATAAATTTCGTGCTGAAGAAATAACT GCTCACGTCGAGAACTGTCCAAGCTACGAACATTTCATTTCGAAGAAAACTGCAGAGGAACAGCAACAAGAGCTCGCACAGCAACAACAGCTGGCACACCAACAACAGCTTGGACCACGTATAACCTATTACGATAAGGACTGTGCATAA
- the LOC119079621 gene encoding gametocyte-specific factor 1-like isoform X2, with amino-acid sequence MNKKPGYENTVVCPYNKCHVVLKSRFQIHLSKCAKQYPFLVVTCPYDLMHKFRAEEITAHVENCPSYEHFISKKTAEEQQQELAQQQQLAHQQQLGPRITYYDKDCA; translated from the exons ATGAACAAAAAGCCCGGCTACGAAAACACCGTCGTGTGTCCCTATAATAAGTGTCACGTTGTACTGAAGAGTCGCTTCCAAATTCATCTTTCGAAATGTGCCAAACAGTATCCATTTTTGG TAGTGACATGCCCATACGACTTAATGCATAAATTTCGTGCTGAAGAAATAACT GCTCACGTCGAGAACTGTCCAAGCTACGAACATTTCATTTCGAAGAAAACTGCAGAGGAACAGCAACAAGAGCTCGCACAGCAACAACAGCTGGCACACCAACAACAGCTTGGACCACGTATAACCTATTACGATAAGGACTGTGCATAA
- the LOC119079619 gene encoding F-box-like/WD repeat-containing protein TBL1XR1 codes for MSFSSDEVNFLVYRYLQESGFNHSAYTFGIESHISQSNINGALVPPAALLLMLQKGLQYTEAEISIAEDGTITRLTEGLSLIDAVMPEVKFQKVPIKPTEIKQDTIKTEPVADTNGGEPVAAAPASTENMDVDQSIEIPPSKATVLRGHESEVFICAWNPSTDLLASGSGDSTARIWDMSDNSTSPNQLVLRHCIQKGGTEVPSNKDVTSLDWNCDGNLLATGSYDGYARIWTTDGRLASTLGQHKGPIFALKWNKRGNYILSAGVDRTTIIWDAATGQCTQQFSFHSAPALDVDWQTNTSFASCSTDQRIHVCKLSVDKPIKSFQGHTNEVNAIKWDPQGQLLASCSDDMTLKIWSMKQETCVHDLQAHSKEIYTIKWSPTGPGTSNPNMNLILASASFDSTVRLWDVERGACIHTLTKHTEPVYSVAFSPDGKYLASGSFDKCVHIWSTQSGQLVHSYKGTGGIFEVCWNSRGSKVGASASDGSVFVLDLRKL; via the exons ATGAGTTTTTCCAGCGATGAAGTCAATTTCCTTGTTTACCGTTATCTGCAAGAATCTG GTTTTAACCATTCGGCCTATACGTTCGGCATCGAGTCCCACATATCGCAGAGCAACATAAATGGAGCTTTGGTACCACCAGCAGCATTGTTGTTAATGCTACAAAAGGGACTGCAATACACTGAAGCCGAAATATCGATTGCGGAAGATGGCACAATCACTCGTCTAACCGAAGGACTGAGTTTAATTGATGCGGTCATGCCGGAAGTGAAATTCCAAAAAGTTCCAATTAAACCAACCGAAATCAAACAAGACACCATCAAAACGGAACCAGTTGCCGACACAAATGGAGGAGAACCGGTTGCAGCGGCACCAGCCAGCACAGAAAACATGGACGTTGATCAGAGCATTGAAATACCGCCATCAAAAGCCACTGTTTTGCGTGGACATGAAAGTGAAGTGTTCATTTGTGCATGGAATCCCAGTACCGATCTCTTGGCTAGTGGTTCCGGTGATAGTACAGCCAGAATTTGGGATATGTCCGACAATTCAACGAGCCCGAATCAATTGGTTTTGCGGCATTGCATTCAAAAAGGCGGTACAGAGGTGCCTAGCAACAAAGACGTCACATCGTTGGATTGGAAC TGTGACGGTAATCTACTAGCTACTGGAAGTTATGACGGATACGCCCGTATTTGGACTACTGATGGACGGCTAGCCAGCACATTGGGGCAGCATAAAGGACCGATTTTTGCGCTAAAGTGGAACAAACGCGGGAATTATATTTTGTCAGCTGGG GTTGATAGGACCACAATCATTTGGGATGCAGCTACTGGACAATGCACACAACAATTCTCTTTCCATTCGGCTCCAGCATTGGATGTCGATTGGCAAACAAACACTTCGTTTGCCAGTTGCAGTACAGATCAACGCATTCACGTGTGTAAGCTTAGCGTCGACAAGCCAATCAAGTCTTTCCAGGGACACACG AATGAAGTGAATGCCATTAAATGGGATCCCCAAGGCCAGCTGTTAGCTTCGTGTTCCGACGACATGACATTAAAGATTTGGTCAATGAAACAGGAGACATGCGTACACGATCTGCAGGCTCATTCAAAGGAAATTTACACAATCAAATGGTCACCAACGGGACCAGGCACATCCAATCCCAATATGAATCTGATTCTGGCTAGTGCGTCATTCGATTCGACAGTACGACTGTGGGATGTAGAACGTGGCGCCTGCATACACACGCTAACCAAGCATACCGAACCGGTATATTCGGTTGCCTTTAGTCCAGATGGCAAATACTTGGCATCGGGTAGCTTTGACAAATGTGTGCACATTTGGAGCACCCAAAGTGGGCAGCTGGTGCACAGCTACAAAGGAACTGGAGGAATATTCGAAGTTTGCTGGAATTCACGCGGCAGCAAAGTTGGTGCTAGTGCTTCAGATGGAAGTGTTTTCGTTTTGGatttgagaaaattataa
- the LOC119079616 gene encoding TBC1 domain family member 31: protein MEKKAFKFRKRDSGQILNIHHTVTTTSGELKRIRFLHVCFSDTNDILAAVDSRGNCNVFDLKNRDTWAWREKIPLCSALKFVPKSTLKVIAGTKSGGLMMLDMATGDLLHTIHPFASKISNVSFPSTNADIFLVTTKTDAIIFDSHNFQQKQRLEYPAAAITIKQMKFRNQSDHIYGIFSNDAIHIWTHENFQLIERIHPIDERANFLKNSNSQQIDLNANTSDGSDVMVRNYTKDYTKGRIVDVSFSVKYMCVATIDEYLMVFDTAAWNLTKLIQSPGIAVFHTQFISTADATDEMLIAVVTLAADTIVLDLNNTSEKLCVQANQTVKVELTANSALMAILLRSGEIKVFDVNALTEKLQTLQTGTRNDDKDGQQQFNWINEKMQKTMPRQRLQQILKEYLEYPTKYRQLIWKTCLQLPDNRSSFTELLKKGYHPCVGSYDELYPLKDVSAHRNLKRIVSVLAYWSKVFAQCDYIPKFVFPFVKELGTNLILCFETIATVLLNHGQLLFEFAPLEPVNYLGIIENILSHYEPRLLAFYVGKNVTSKTFAWSLLQTAFTEVLDEDQWRQLWDHIVSNAVEFLAFSVVAYNIVMKDMIMRLDTKVTVERFFEEQNSIEMKRFIRRTYEIMEKCPESLRPNRYLKQFAPLTSGFYEKFTNFPRALIAVKDKEVDKLMAENRILNDKLYELEKRQLAWADRLEGTLKAEEHTKRLMAVEKAYEDKIIKEQDRVAMQRKHLLLYQKQLRDSELHLLEETRSSMLRRKLMEKENDVELLSRRFDRIRMKDEGNLLFAEEELKQREMELLVKRYNLDVKSDVADNPLSLRNEKAIQALESELGELDADMIKDYCENLR from the exons ATGGAGAAGAAGGCTTTTAAGTTTAGGAAAAGGGATAGCGG GCAAATTCTCAACATACACCACACGGTAACGACAACATCCGGTGAACTGAAACGGATTCGATTTTTACATGTATGCTTTAGTGACACAAATGATATTTTGGCTGCTGTGGATTCAAG AGGTAATTGCAACGTGTTCGATTTGAAGAACCGCGATACGTGGGCCTGGCGAGAAAAAATACCATTATGCTCTGCACTCAAATTCGTACCGAAATCGACATTGAAAGTTATAGCTGGAACAAAAAGCGGAGGCCTAATGATGTTGGACATGG CTACTGGTGATTTACTGCACACAATCCATCCATTTGCATCCAAAATCAGCAATGTTTCGTTTCCGTCCACCAatgctgacatatttttagtCACAACCAAAACGGATGCTATCATATTCGATTCGcataatttccaacaaaaacaACGTCTCGAATATCCAGCAGCAGCaattacaataaaacaaatgaagtttCGGAACCAATCCGATCATATCTATGGCATATTCAGCAATGATGCGATACACATCTGGACCCATGAAAATTTCCAGTTGATTGAACGTATCCATCCCATTGATGAGAGagcaaattttctcaaaaactcAAATTCCCAGCAAATCGATTTGAATGCCAACACATCGGACGGCAGCGATGTTATGGTGCGGAATTACACAAAAGATTACACCAAAGGAAGGATTGTCGATGTTTCGTTTTCCGTTAAGTATATGTGCGTCGCAACCATTGATGAGTATTTGATGGTATTCGACACAGCTGCTTGGAACCTGACGAAATTGATTCAGTCACCCGGCATCGCCGTTTTTCATACACAATTTATTAGCACTGCTGATGCAACCGATGAGATGTTGATTGCTGTAGTGACATTGGCTGCAGATACCATCGTATTGGATTTGAACAATACGagtgaaaaattgtgtgtacAAGCGAACCAAACGGTTAAAGTGGAACTTACCGCAAATTCGGCACTGATGGCAATTTTGCTGCGATCCGGAGAGATTAAAGTATTTGATGTGAATGCTCTGACTGAGAAATTACAGACGTTGCAAACGGGGACTAGAAATGATGATAAAGACGGGCAGCAGCAGTTCAATTGGATTAACGAGAAG ATGCAAAAAACGATGCCCAGACAACGATTGCAACAGATTCTGAAGGAGTATTTGGAATATCCGACGAAGTACCGTCAACTAATTTGGAAAACTTGTCTACAACTTCCAGACAATCGAAGCTCATTTACCGAACTGTTGAAGAAAGGCTACCATCCGTGTGTGGGAAGCTATGACGAATTGTATCCGCTAAAAGACGTGTCTGCTCATCGGAACCTGAAGCGCATCGTTTCTGTGCTGGCCTACTGGAGCAAAGTATTCGCCCAATGCGACTACATaccgaaatttgtgtttcctTTTGTGAAAGAGCTTGGCACGAATTTAATTCTTTGCTTCGAAACGATCGCAACCGTCCTACTGAATCACGGTCAATTGCTTTTCGAGTTTGCGCCATTGGAACCGGTCAATTATCTGGGCATCATTGAGAACATTTTATCGCATTACGAGCCACGATTGCTGGCATTTTATGTTGGAAAGAATGTCACATCGAAAACGTTTGCGTGGTCACTTTTGCAAACTGCTTTCACCGAAGTGTTGGATGAGGATCAGTGGCGTCAGTTATGGGATCATATAGTGTCGAATGCCGTGGAATTTTTGGCCTTTTCCGTTGTGGCTTACAATATTGTCATGAAGGATATGATTATGAGACTCGATACAAAGGTGACGGTTGAACGATTTTTCGAAGAACAGAATTCCATCGAAATGAAGCGCTTCATTCGGAGGACCTATGAGATTATGGAAAAATGTCCGGAAAGCTTGAGACCCAATAGATACTTGAAACAATTTGCACCACTCACTTCGGGCTTCTATGAAAAGTTCACCAATTTCCCACGAGCACTTATAGCAGTCAAAGATAAGGAGGTGGACAAACTGATGGCGGAAAATCGGATCCTGAATGACAAGCTCTATGAACTGGAAAAAAGGCAACTGGCATGGGCGGATCGATTAGAGGGGACGCTGAAGGCTGAAGAACATACGAAACGTTTAATGGCAGTGGAGAAGGCCTATGAAGACAAAATTATTAAGGAACAGGACCGAGTCGCAATGCAACGCAAACACTTGCTGTTGTATCAGAAACAATTAAGAGATAGTGAACTGCATTTACTGGAAGAAACACGCAGTTCCATGTTACGACGAAAGTTaatggaaaaagaaaacgacGTGGAATTGCTGTCGAGGCGTTTCGATCGGATT AGGATGAAAGACGAGGGAAACTTACTGTTTGCCGAAGAAGAACTCAAACAGAGGGAAATGGAATTGCTGGTTAAGAGATACAATTTGGATGTGAAGAGTGATGTTGCAGACAACCCACTTTCTTTGCGAAACGAGAAAGCAATTCAGGCATTGGAAAGCGAGCTGGGTGAGCTGGATGCTGATATGATCAAA gaTTACTGCGAAAATTTACGATGA
- the LOC119079623 gene encoding pentatricopeptide repeat-containing protein 1, mitochondrial-like: MLPRLFCNNFRRLKLGALPNGSLKVPNSHNSTLVPPILLQQNIVNFSLSGPVTTKNTKLKTPTNKAPSKSATDGDRVEYNIRDEEMYLQSLNDPDTFQSRDYGYLKESVVPGYTVQSTLIENRKRNPLTEEQYAYRIKKHLNNNRLKEAIDVLEIQMIEQDQVKPKTYIFNLLISGCAHAGSSSKAFNLYTKMQQYGVNVTNATYTSLFNACANGPWPHDGLNKARRLREILLEKNYEPNAPNYNAMIKAFGRCGDVTTAFKLVDEMESKDLDIQVGTYNFLLQACISDVNYGFRHALMVWNKIYQRRLLPDLHSFNLMFRCVRDCSIGDIKTMQQVNLLGSTLDSDEQSKINDNQLLNNDSQSSEIIDEAPGLVSHFPQLGSLAGPHEVKTPEDRLLLLGGFKGILNEMEKLQVRPDVKTFTALLDVVPSTAEHEIIESIRKHNVKCDIGFFNCLIKKRSMRLDYDGAKGVLNVMETAGLRPNIVTYAAMAMGCRNIDELRDFLTEVHKSRMSTPILEVLLKQGCRRRDFPYIIEIMNFISKEELKPNKQFLDTLHRFIDDCYSVLNASNDNPTGTAEFEAAFDNFKLQFTKWKDSLGLNV, from the exons ATGTTACCGCGATtgttttgtaataattttcgTCGATTGAAATTAGGTGCATTACCGAATGGTTCGTTAAAAGTACCAAATTCGCATAACAGCACGTTAGTTCCTCCAATTTTACTCCAGCAAAATATTGTAAACTTTTCGCTATCCGGACCGGTGACAACGAAAAACACTAAACTCAAAACTCCAACAAATAAAGCTCCATCGAAATCAGCAACAGACGGCGATCGTGTTGAATATAATATACGCGATGAAGAGATGTACCTACAGTCTTTAAACGATCCAGATACATTTCAAAGCCGTGACTATGGCTACTTAAAGGAATCGGTTGTTCCTGGATATACTGTCCAGAGCACGTTGATCGAGAACCGTAAGAGGAACCCACTGACTGAGGAACAATACGCTTACAGGATCAAGAAACACTTAAACAACAATCGTTTAAAGGAGGCAATCGATGTACTGGAAATTCAGATGATCGAACAAGATCAGGTgaaaccgaagacttacattttcaatttattgatcaGTGGATGTGCACATGCAGGCTCTTCCAGTAAAGCTTTCAATTTGTATACTAAAATGCAACAGTATGGCGTAAACGTGACCAACGCTACATATACATCTCTGTTCAATGCGTGTGCAAATGGACCTTGGCCTCACGATGGTCTCAACAAAGCCAGACGTCTGCGTGAAATTTTGCTGGAGAAGAACTACGAACCGAACGCACCGAATTACAATGCAATGATAAAAGCATTCGGACGATGTGGAGATGTGACGACGGCATTTAAATTGGTAGACGAAATGGAGTCAAAGGATTTAGACATTCAAGTGGGCACCTATAACTTCTTATTGCAAGCCTGCATCTCCGATGTCAATTACGGTTTTCGTCATGCGTTAATGGTGtggaataaaatttatcagaGACGCTTACTGCCAGATTTGCATTCGTTCAATTTGATGTTCAGATGCGTTCGTGATTGCTCTATCGGGGACATTAAAACGATGCAACAGGTCAATTTACTCGGAAGTACATTGGACAGCGACGAACAGTCAAAAATCAACGACAATCAGTTACTCAATAACGATTCCCAATCAAGTGAAATTATCGATGAAGCACCCGGCTTGGTTTCACATTTCCCGCAGTTAGGTAGCTTAGCTGGGCCACACGAAGTAAAAACACCCGAAGATCGGTTGCTGCTATTAGGTGGGTTCAAAGGCATTCtgaatgaaatggaaaaacttCAAGTCCGTCCGGATGTGAAAACATTTACCGCACTGCTGGATGTCGTTCCATCAACAGCCGAACATGAAATCATTGAATCAATTCGCAAGCATAACGTCAAGTGTGATATCGGCTTCTTCAATTGTTTAATCAAAAAGAGGAGCATGAGACTCGATTATGATGGGGCGAAAGGTGTTCTGAATGTGATGGAAACAGCTGGACTGAGACCGAACATTGTAACATATGCCGCAATGGCTATGGGCTgtcgaaatattgatgaatTGAGGGACTTCCTCACTGAAGTGCACAAGTCGag AATGAGCACGCCAATTCTTGAAGTCTTGCTGAAACAGGGATGTCGTCGTCGTGATTTTCCATACATAATCGAAATTATGAACTTTATCAGCAAGGAAGAATTAAAGCCGAACAAACAGTTTTTAGATACACTACATAGATTCATCGATGACTGCTACAGTGTGTTGAACGCCTCCAATGACAATCCAACCGGAACGGCTGAATTCGAAGCTGCTTtcgacaattttaaattacaattcaCGAAGTGGAAAGATTCGCTGGGTTTGAACGTATAA
- the LOC119079626 gene encoding protein SGT1 homolog, which produces MSTAVRHDWYQTEEKVVVNVMIKKAEELNCKVTIEPDRLLIEADGDIRLEFHLCQSINAEKSFFKFGSVKVEVTLMKLIGQRWADLTKEKAETKPEIVNIYKQNWDSLAKSIEQEKAEGDEALNELFQKIYKDASPEVRRAMNKSFQESNGTVLSTNWAEVGAQKTDTKPPDGTEFVSWKDA; this is translated from the exons atgtcgaCTGCCGTGCGACATGATTGGTACCAAACGGAGGAAAAGGTTGTGGTAAATGTGATGATAAAGAAGGCCGAAGAGCTGAACTGTAAAGTAACAATAGAACCAGACCGCTTGCTGATTGAAGCTGATGGTGATATTCGGCTGGAGTTTCATCTGTGCCAGTCGATCAATGCTGAAAAATCATTCTTCAAATTCGGATCTGTTAAAGTAGAGGTCACGCTAATGAAATTGATTGGTCAACGCTGGGCtgatttaacaaaagaaaaagccGAAACAAAACCGGAAATAGTCAACATTTACAAACAGAATTGGGACTCGCTAGCTAAATCTATCGAACAAGAAAAAGCTGAG GGTGACGAGGCGTTAAATGAACTGTTCCAAAAAATCTACAAGGACGCTTCACCGGAGGTGCGTCGTGCGATGAATAAATCATTTCAGGAATCGAACGGAACGGTCTTGAGCACGAACTGGGCAGAGGTTGGTGCACAGAAAACGGACACGAAGCCGCCAGATGGAACCGAGTTTGTAAGCTGGAAAGATGCATAA
- the LOC119079625 gene encoding protein SGT1 homolog isoform X2 — translation MSTAVRHDWYQTDEKVVITVMIKKPIELNCEVTMEPDRLLIEADGDIRLEFHLCQSINAEKSTYKFGSAKVEVTLIKLISERWADLTKEKAEAKPKVVNIYKHNWDSLAKLLEKEHEDDRGLVNEGFKKIYQNASPDVRRAMNKSFLESNGTVLNTGWEEVGAKKTEMRPPDGTEFVSWKDAQ, via the exons atgtcgACTGCCGTGCGACATGATTGGTACCAAACGGACGAGAAGGTTGTGATCACTGTGATGATAAAGAAGCCCATAGAACTGAACTGTGAAGTAACAATGGAACCAGACCGCTTGCTGATTGAAGCCGACGGAGATATTCGGCTTGAGTTTCATCTGTGCCAGTCGATCAATGCTGAAAAATCAACCTACAAATTTGGCTCTGCTAAAGTAGAGGTCACGCTAATAAAATTGATTAGTGAACGCTGGGCtgatttaacaaaagaaaaggcCGAAGCGAAACCGAAAGTAGTCAACATTTACAAACATAATTGGGACTCCCTCGCTAAACTCCTCGAAAAAGAACATGAG GATGACCGCGGATTGGTAAATGAAggattcaaaaaaatttaccagaaCGCTTCACCGGATGTGCGTCGTGCTATGAATAAATCATTTCTCGAATCAAATGGAACGGTCTTGAATACGGGCTGGGAAGAGGTTGGCGCCAAGAAAACAGAGATGCGCCCTCCAGATGGAACCGAGTTCGTTAGCTGGAAAGATGcacaataa
- the LOC119079625 gene encoding protein SGT1 homolog isoform X1, with protein sequence MSTAVRHDWYQTDEKVVITVMIKKPIELNCEVTMEPDRLLIEADGDIRLEFHLCQSINAEKSTYKFGSAKVEVTLIKLISERWADLTKEKAEAKPKVVNIYKHNWDSLAKLLEKEHEQDDRGLVNEGFKKIYQNASPDVRRAMNKSFLESNGTVLNTGWEEVGAKKTEMRPPDGTEFVSWKDAQ encoded by the exons atgtcgACTGCCGTGCGACATGATTGGTACCAAACGGACGAGAAGGTTGTGATCACTGTGATGATAAAGAAGCCCATAGAACTGAACTGTGAAGTAACAATGGAACCAGACCGCTTGCTGATTGAAGCCGACGGAGATATTCGGCTTGAGTTTCATCTGTGCCAGTCGATCAATGCTGAAAAATCAACCTACAAATTTGGCTCTGCTAAAGTAGAGGTCACGCTAATAAAATTGATTAGTGAACGCTGGGCtgatttaacaaaagaaaaggcCGAAGCGAAACCGAAAGTAGTCAACATTTACAAACATAATTGGGACTCCCTCGCTAAACTCCTCGAAAAAGAACATGAG CAGGATGACCGCGGATTGGTAAATGAAggattcaaaaaaatttaccagaaCGCTTCACCGGATGTGCGTCGTGCTATGAATAAATCATTTCTCGAATCAAATGGAACGGTCTTGAATACGGGCTGGGAAGAGGTTGGCGCCAAGAAAACAGAGATGCGCCCTCCAGATGGAACCGAGTTCGTTAGCTGGAAAGATGcacaataa
- the LOC119079624 gene encoding ras-related protein RABF2b — translation MRAIEGKIVVLGAQGVGKTSLIERYISKLSSKDVAPTIGASFHIVKLVIDEIKVKLQVWDTAGQERFRAMAPMYYRNANAALLIFDIANYNTFVDVKMWVMELQKNVQEPMVLTLIGNKTDLSDERTVSRDEAYLFAVSINGNYLETSTVTEQGIEQVFMTTALGLLRLAENRTYGTSIKRYESVESVSTYCSSLDFLESPHNNSNAVHLGIAVDASVEATGGIGRLETPSWSIDHIAHGYEHKSGWCCY, via the exons ATGAGGGCAATCGAAGGAAAGATCGTAGTACTGGGTGCTCAAG GTGTTGGCAAGACAAGTCTGATCGAACGATACATATCAAAACTATCCTCAAAAGACGTTGCACCGACGATTGGGGCATCATTTCACATTGTGAAACTAGTGATAGAcgaaataaaagtaaaattgcaAGTGTGGGACACGGCTGGCCAGGAACGTTTCAG agCAATGGCACCAATGTATTATCGGAATGCAAATGCAGCACTGCTTATATTTGACATAGCAAACTACAACACATTCGTTGACGTTAAGATGTGGGTGATGGAGCTCCAAAA AAACGTTCAAGAACCAATGGTACTGACCCTAATCGGCAACAAAACCGATTTGAGCGATGAACGTACTGTATCACGGGATGAAGCATACTTATTCGCAGTGTCTATCAACGGCAATTACTTAGAGACTTCAACAGTAACCGAACAAGGCATTGAACAAGTGTTTATGACTACGGCTTTGGGTCTGTTAAGACTGGCAGAAAATAGAACATACGGCACATCGATAAAGCGGTACGAGTCTGTGGAGTCCGTTTCAACATATTGTAGCTCGTTAG ATTTCTTGGAGAGTCCACACAATAATTCCAATGCTGTTCACCTGGGAATAGCTGTCGATGCTAGCGTCGAAGCAACTGGCGGTATCGGCCGATTGGAAACACCATCCTGGAGCATCGATCACATAGCGCATGGCTATGAACACAAGTCTGGTTGGTGTTGTTATTAA